In a genomic window of Occallatibacter riparius:
- a CDS encoding transposase, with the protein MGQKKSPPVLAPAGVVFLVNSIVSDCEGKSAIIFDLYVADNSATYKLFFEIPLDKIFTGTLGGAATQGIENFWSLLKRTLNGTYVAVEPFHLSRYADAQAFQFNNRATRDNKLTDGDRFALVMSQMAGNRLSYSELIGKETDALH; encoded by the coding sequence TTGGGACAAAAGAAAAGCCCGCCGGTTTTGGCGCCGGCGGGCGTTGTTTTTCTGGTTAATTCAATTGTTTCAGATTGCGAAGGTAAATCGGCAATTATTTTCGATTTGTATGTAGCTGATAATTCGGCTACTTACAAACTATTTTTCGAAATACCCCTTGACAAGATTTTCACAGGCACCTTGGGTGGGGCCGCCACTCAGGGAATTGAGAACTTCTGGAGTCTGCTCAAGAGGACTTTGAATGGCACTTACGTGGCTGTGGAACCGTTCCACCTATCGCGGTATGCCGATGCGCAAGCGTTCCAGTTCAACAACCGTGCCACGCGGGATAACAAACTCACGGATGGGGACCGCTTCGCTCTCGTTATGTCTCAGATGGCCGGCAACCGGCTCAGTTATTCCGAACTTATCGGCAAGGAAACAGATGCGCTCCACTGA
- a CDS encoding undecaprenyl-diphosphate phosphatase, whose translation MIERDRIPTSGSHLIPANPGGSLNVYIISVILGIVEGLTEFLPVSSTAHLRIAEALLKINLDDPYWKMYTIVIQAGAILALLLLYLGRILDFMRTFPRGERRDRNFFTHPISLTILAFVCTAVPAKLLKHWSDRNLASITVMALALLLGGIIMWIVDAWASRYEPHTTHTEEIGFGQAIWIGLCQSLSAIFPGTSRSMSTIAAGQLVGMDRPTALEFSFLLSIPTMLAATAYDLYSEVLHKGKAAAVSGAAASDAVANTMPAAHVVMNTQNWIVLAIGFVVSFIVAWGVVGWFLSWVRTRGFVPFAVYRIILGIILLIWGSRIVAG comes from the coding sequence ATGATCGAAAGAGACCGTATTCCAACCAGCGGCTCGCACCTGATCCCGGCCAATCCCGGAGGCTCTTTGAACGTCTACATTATTTCTGTCATTTTGGGCATCGTCGAAGGCCTGACCGAGTTCCTGCCAGTCAGTTCCACCGCCCACCTGCGTATTGCCGAAGCCTTGCTGAAGATCAATCTCGACGATCCGTACTGGAAGATGTACACCATCGTCATCCAGGCCGGAGCCATCCTCGCCCTGCTCCTGCTCTACCTCGGCCGGATCCTCGACTTCATGCGCACCTTCCCCCGGGGCGAACGGCGCGACCGCAATTTCTTCACCCACCCCATCTCCCTCACCATCCTGGCCTTCGTCTGCACCGCCGTCCCTGCCAAGCTGCTCAAGCACTGGAGCGACCGCAACCTGGCAAGCATCACCGTCATGGCCCTGGCGCTTCTGCTCGGCGGCATCATCATGTGGATCGTTGATGCATGGGCTAGCCGTTACGAGCCCCACACCACCCACACTGAGGAGATCGGATTCGGCCAAGCCATCTGGATTGGCCTCTGCCAGTCCCTCTCGGCGATCTTCCCCGGTACCTCGCGCTCCATGTCCACAATCGCAGCCGGCCAGCTGGTCGGCATGGACCGCCCCACAGCCCTCGAGTTCAGCTTCCTGCTCTCCATCCCCACCATGCTCGCCGCCACGGCCTACGACCTCTACTCCGAGGTCCTCCACAAGGGCAAAGCCGCCGCCGTCAGCGGCGCGGCAGCGAGCGATGCCGTGGCCAATACCATGCCGGCCGCCCACGTCGTCATGAACACCCAGAACTGGATCGTCCTCGCCATCGGGTTCGTCGTCTCGTTCATCGTGGCCTGGGGCGTCGTGGGATGGTTCCTCTCCTGGGTCCGTACCCGTGGATTCGTCCCCTTCGCCGTCTACCGAATAATTCTGGGCATCATCCTCCTCATCTGGGGCTCCAGAATCGTCGCCGGATAG
- a CDS encoding TetR/AcrR family transcriptional regulator: MDEKTATSRRIYDCALRILEAEGPQAVSMRRVAKDAGITAMAIYHHFPSREALLDAVVQSEFEQLAVFFSRPNAKRSLESAMTHILDGYIDYALAHPRIFDYVFASPREGARRFPDDFRARQSPTLNLVYDVVSSWMKLGKLKRDDAWEISMELWAQVHGYLALWQGGRFHLPEDQFRKLVHRSLRRLLYGLAS; the protein is encoded by the coding sequence ATGGACGAGAAGACCGCAACCTCCAGGCGAATCTACGACTGTGCCCTCCGCATCCTCGAGGCCGAGGGTCCACAGGCCGTGAGCATGCGCCGCGTAGCCAAAGACGCCGGAATAACCGCCATGGCCATCTACCACCACTTCCCCAGTCGCGAAGCCCTGCTGGACGCGGTCGTTCAGTCCGAGTTCGAGCAGCTCGCCGTATTCTTCAGCCGCCCCAATGCAAAGCGGAGTCTCGAATCGGCCATGACGCACATCCTCGATGGCTACATCGATTACGCTCTGGCCCACCCCCGCATCTTCGACTATGTCTTCGCGTCGCCACGTGAGGGCGCTCGCCGCTTCCCTGATGATTTCCGCGCGCGTCAATCGCCCACGCTCAACCTCGTTTACGACGTCGTGTCTTCATGGATGAAACTCGGCAAGCTCAAGCGTGACGATGCCTGGGAAATCAGCATGGAGCTGTGGGCCCAGGTTCACGGATACCTCGCCCTTTGGCAAGGCGGACGCTTCCATTTGCCTGAAGATCAATTTCGCAAGCTCGTTCACCGTTCCCTTCGGAGGCTCCTCTATGGATTGGCAAGCTAA
- a CDS encoding beta-propeller fold lactonase family protein has translation MRRVLAFFLLSYFLAAQAAAQQAPIPMSDEIGGQPFAIRDRWVIGGGGNWDYLTLDPVARQLFIAHQGVVQVVDIASGEITGQITGFEEARSILLDPDGQFGYVSDSQAASVRIFDRRSLQVTRGIQLSCAPRSMALASEQQMLFAFCGAATAPQARLSNLRRPPAHRSGSNTQPNRAATTSSETAKGLSHIIVIDLRSQTILVNIAVYGNFRIAQADNEGQVFVTVGAADYNPDPQAFLATHSPPRIARIDVAALEAEASDQISAMHKSPADPTSPGTAKLNWQIGEYSTDPAISFFRLDESCPSPQGLAIDGRDARLFVACDNQNLLIMDSVYGRVLSTLTTGPGTDAIAYDGNHGLIFTANGAGYGSLTVVRRHQTDDYAVIQNLPTMERARTLAVDQSTGQVYLVTDLHGVNLRSTPANGIGSLKATPVTGSFQVLVVGN, from the coding sequence ATGCGGCGTGTTCTCGCTTTTTTTCTCCTCAGCTATTTCCTGGCTGCGCAGGCCGCGGCCCAGCAGGCACCCATCCCGATGTCCGATGAGATCGGCGGACAACCGTTCGCCATTCGCGACAGATGGGTCATCGGCGGCGGTGGCAACTGGGATTACCTCACCCTCGATCCCGTCGCGCGCCAGCTCTTCATCGCTCATCAAGGCGTCGTCCAAGTCGTTGACATCGCCAGCGGCGAGATCACAGGGCAGATCACTGGCTTTGAGGAAGCCCGTTCGATCCTCCTCGATCCAGACGGCCAGTTCGGATATGTAAGCGATAGCCAGGCAGCTTCCGTCCGGATCTTCGACCGGCGCTCTCTTCAGGTCACTCGCGGAATCCAGCTCAGCTGTGCGCCCCGCTCCATGGCCCTCGCATCCGAACAGCAGATGCTCTTCGCCTTCTGCGGTGCGGCCACTGCACCTCAGGCGCGGCTCTCAAACCTCCGCCGCCCTCCGGCCCATAGATCCGGGTCAAATACCCAGCCGAATCGAGCTGCAACCACTTCCAGCGAGACCGCCAAAGGCCTGTCGCATATCATCGTCATCGATCTTCGTTCGCAGACCATACTGGTGAACATCGCGGTCTACGGCAACTTTCGAATCGCGCAGGCCGACAACGAAGGCCAGGTCTTTGTCACAGTCGGCGCAGCGGACTACAACCCTGACCCGCAGGCCTTCCTCGCGACCCACTCGCCGCCGCGCATCGCCCGCATCGACGTAGCCGCGCTCGAAGCCGAAGCAAGCGACCAGATCAGCGCCATGCACAAATCTCCGGCCGACCCAACATCTCCCGGGACAGCGAAGTTGAACTGGCAGATCGGTGAGTACTCCACGGATCCAGCCATCTCGTTCTTTCGTCTCGACGAATCCTGTCCCAGCCCGCAGGGGCTGGCCATAGACGGTCGCGACGCGCGCCTGTTCGTCGCCTGCGATAACCAGAACCTGCTAATAATGGACTCCGTCTATGGCCGCGTGCTGTCCACTCTCACCACCGGGCCCGGCACCGACGCCATCGCCTACGATGGAAACCACGGCCTCATTTTCACCGCCAACGGCGCTGGTTACGGAAGCCTCACCGTGGTGCGCAGGCATCAGACCGACGACTACGCCGTAATTCAGAACCTGCCCACCATGGAACGCGCGCGAACCCTCGCCGTCGACCAATCCACCGGGCAGGTATACCTGGTCACAGATCTGCACGGTGTGAACTTGCGCAGCACGCCTGCCAACGGCATTGGATCGCTCAAAGCCACCCCGGTTACCGGAAGCTTTCAGGTCCTCGTTGTCGGCAATTAA
- a CDS encoding DNA translocase FtsK — protein MIKPIQIALAPTRNRPLNMFLGVVLALVSLLFLLSLATYHATDPSLNTSSDPAIPATIHNWIGPIGAYTGDLLLQIFGFTAFFLPILLATIAWGWMRSRYAGAAWLRGTGAFLSFLFVPAVFALLPWHWNWLHIVPIEGVIGRLIAGLLVTWLNIQGAWLVAGVLAAAGVYFALSINFRALFQSVEDRWIGLQSLHDRWRNWREDRAERRAEAQWAEDEQNNPGPSQRFFTGAADQADAEVRQPSRLAALFGRRGKQAEIDPVDDIPAFRRVAEASAPPTRSAPQAPASPQRVPEPPIPIESRRTTWDRTAEAAPATAAHPAAPEPAPMRPIPVEARPEASSARAEASLPASAQARLEVRPEPVRTPPPAPAPAPTAAEIAVHERADAEIKHATVAPKNVAGFKLPPSTLLTPGGGPSAVREDELREEAKVLVEKCGEFDVRGQVVQINPGPMVTTYEFKPEAGVKYSRVTGLADDLCLAMRAESILIERMAGKSTVGIQVPNHERETIHLRDVLESETFAKAKSRLTLAMGKDINGRIVTADLASMPHVLIAGSTGSGKSVAINAMIMSLLFRTTPQQVRLILVDPKRVELGMYEGIPHLFTPIITEPKLAANALRNAVREMERRLKLLASRSVRNIDQYNKLFEGVTGSLFDDGEPEEPLPYIVVIIDELADLMMLDRANVEESITRLAQMARAVGIHLVLATQRPSVDVITGLIKANVPTRISFRLSTKVDSRTILDTNGAEALLGRGDMLFLPPGTSRLMRLHAPYVSEKETAAIVKFWKDQGTAEYAEGFLESPKDERTAVEGSSGDEDENDPMFDDAVRLVFEFGKASTSLLQRRLRIGYGRAAHLIDLMERDGLVGPADGSRPRELLKAPGWLHEVTNNE, from the coding sequence ATGATCAAGCCCATCCAGATTGCCCTCGCGCCCACGCGCAACCGCCCGCTCAATATGTTCCTGGGAGTGGTCCTGGCGCTCGTTTCCCTCCTGTTCCTGCTCTCGCTGGCCACCTATCACGCCACCGACCCATCGCTGAACACCTCTTCCGACCCGGCAATCCCGGCGACAATCCACAACTGGATCGGCCCCATCGGCGCCTACACCGGCGATCTCCTTCTTCAGATCTTCGGTTTCACCGCCTTCTTCCTTCCCATCTTGCTCGCCACCATCGCCTGGGGCTGGATGCGTTCCCGCTACGCGGGCGCGGCCTGGCTCCGCGGAACGGGCGCATTCCTTTCGTTCCTTTTCGTCCCCGCCGTCTTCGCGCTACTGCCCTGGCACTGGAACTGGCTCCATATAGTCCCCATCGAAGGCGTCATCGGCCGCCTCATCGCCGGACTGCTTGTGACGTGGCTGAATATTCAGGGCGCGTGGCTCGTCGCCGGTGTGCTCGCCGCGGCCGGAGTCTACTTCGCTCTCTCCATCAACTTTCGCGCCCTCTTCCAATCCGTGGAGGACCGCTGGATCGGTTTGCAGTCCCTTCACGACCGCTGGCGCAACTGGCGTGAAGACCGCGCAGAACGCCGCGCAGAAGCTCAGTGGGCAGAAGACGAGCAGAACAACCCCGGACCCTCGCAGCGCTTCTTCACTGGCGCGGCCGATCAGGCCGACGCCGAAGTACGGCAACCCAGCCGCCTCGCAGCCCTCTTCGGCCGCCGCGGAAAACAGGCAGAGATCGATCCGGTCGACGATATCCCGGCGTTCCGGCGCGTGGCGGAAGCGTCCGCTCCTCCAACCAGATCGGCTCCACAGGCCCCAGCGAGCCCGCAACGCGTTCCAGAGCCGCCCATCCCCATCGAATCCCGCCGCACCACTTGGGATCGCACCGCAGAAGCCGCGCCGGCCACAGCCGCTCACCCTGCAGCACCCGAGCCTGCGCCCATGCGCCCCATTCCCGTCGAGGCGCGCCCCGAAGCTTCGTCGGCACGCGCTGAAGCCTCTCTGCCAGCCTCTGCTCAGGCGCGCCTTGAAGTCCGTCCCGAGCCCGTCCGTACTCCTCCGCCTGCTCCCGCTCCCGCGCCCACGGCAGCCGAGATCGCCGTTCACGAACGCGCTGACGCCGAAATCAAGCACGCTACTGTCGCTCCGAAGAATGTCGCCGGCTTCAAGCTCCCGCCCAGCACTTTGCTTACCCCAGGAGGCGGCCCCAGCGCGGTCCGTGAAGATGAGCTCCGCGAAGAAGCCAAGGTCCTCGTCGAAAAATGCGGCGAGTTCGACGTCCGCGGCCAGGTCGTCCAGATCAATCCCGGCCCGATGGTGACAACCTACGAGTTCAAGCCTGAAGCCGGCGTGAAGTACTCGCGCGTTACGGGCCTCGCTGACGACCTCTGCTTGGCAATGCGGGCCGAATCCATCCTCATCGAGCGCATGGCGGGTAAATCCACCGTCGGCATCCAGGTGCCAAACCACGAGCGCGAGACCATCCATCTCCGCGACGTCCTTGAGTCCGAAACCTTCGCCAAAGCCAAGTCGCGCCTCACGCTCGCCATGGGCAAGGACATCAACGGCCGCATCGTCACCGCCGACCTCGCCTCGATGCCCCACGTCCTCATCGCCGGCTCCACCGGATCCGGCAAGTCCGTGGCCATCAACGCCATGATTATGAGCCTGCTGTTCCGCACCACTCCGCAGCAGGTTCGCCTGATCCTCGTCGATCCCAAGCGCGTCGAGCTCGGCATGTACGAGGGCATTCCGCACCTGTTTACGCCCATCATCACCGAGCCCAAGCTCGCCGCCAACGCCCTCCGCAACGCGGTCCGCGAAATGGAGCGCCGCCTTAAACTCCTCGCCAGCCGCAGCGTACGCAACATCGATCAGTACAACAAGCTATTCGAGGGCGTCACCGGCTCCCTGTTCGATGACGGTGAACCCGAGGAGCCTCTGCCCTACATCGTCGTCATCATCGACGAGCTCGCCGATCTCATGATGCTCGACCGCGCCAACGTGGAAGAATCCATCACGCGCCTCGCCCAGATGGCCCGCGCCGTCGGCATCCATCTCGTGCTGGCCACGCAACGTCCCTCGGTCGACGTGATCACCGGCCTCATCAAGGCCAACGTACCCACCCGTATCAGCTTCCGTCTCTCCACCAAGGTCGACTCCCGCACCATCCTTGACACCAACGGCGCCGAAGCTCTGCTGGGCCGCGGTGACATGCTCTTCCTTCCGCCTGGCACAAGCCGCCTCATGCGCCTGCATGCGCCTTACGTTTCGGAAAAGGAGACTGCCGCCATCGTCAAGTTCTGGAAAGACCAGGGCACAGCCGAGTACGCCGAAGGCTTCCTTGAGTCGCCCAAGGATGAACGCACCGCGGTCGAGGGCTCGAGCGGCGATGAGGACGAAAACGATCCCATGTTCGACGATGCCGTGCGGCTCGTCTTCGAATTCGGTAAGGCTTCAACTTCACTGCTGCAGCGGCGCCTCCGCATCGGCTATGGCCGCGCCGCGCATTTGATCGACTTGATGGAGCGCGACGGCCTGGTCGGCCCTGCAGATGGCTCGCGGCCGCGCGAATTGCTCAAAGCTCCAGGTTGGCTCCATGAAGTAACGAACAACGAATAA
- a CDS encoding serine hydrolase — MKMFQGRNPGVARFSLLLGGLFASGIYGRGNQSALQRMQAVQSHLSRYVTIRGDTNGDMQLESQMKARRVPAVSIAVVRNGAIDWARAYGVSSLDGGPVSTRTLFGAASISKAVTALGVLKLVEEGKIDLDANVNHYLKRWKIPDNEYTANRKVTVRELLNHTSGIGTHNGEIYDSASPIPTLLQLLEGEKPARTPAVRVEAVPGTKFAYSNGGYLVLTLLIEDVTGQPFAAYMRRAVLDPIGMTHSTFDAPLPLEWRARAATAYGADGKWAVPPSKYVEPNLGAGGLWSTPTDLAKLLIEIQREYEGRSHKVLRQETMRRMVMPDKEVAAPRRWGLGLEVGGSMDNPYIRHEGSGYFQDDMVEYLHGNGIVVMTSGGGGAGLAEEVIRSAGTVYDLPDFKPVEHSVVDVPDATLRAYTGTYAYIKVAMEDGHLTAEIPSGSPAVRLYPESATQFFVLDGPQELSFFLDSEKHVTGVDFIVPMGHHRLERTPER, encoded by the coding sequence ATGAAGATGTTCCAGGGCAGGAATCCAGGTGTTGCGCGCTTCTCGCTTTTACTGGGTGGTTTGTTCGCATCGGGGATTTACGGCCGGGGAAATCAGTCTGCGCTACAGCGAATGCAGGCGGTGCAGAGCCATCTCTCGAGGTATGTCACGATTCGTGGCGATACGAACGGAGATATGCAACTCGAGTCGCAGATGAAGGCGCGTCGTGTTCCTGCCGTGAGTATCGCTGTCGTCCGAAATGGCGCAATCGACTGGGCGCGTGCATATGGCGTGTCTTCTCTCGATGGCGGGCCTGTCTCTACGCGGACGTTGTTCGGGGCGGCGTCGATTTCGAAGGCCGTTACGGCGCTTGGGGTTCTGAAGCTGGTGGAAGAGGGGAAGATCGATCTGGATGCGAACGTCAACCACTATCTGAAGCGATGGAAGATTCCAGACAACGAATACACCGCGAATCGGAAGGTCACGGTTCGAGAACTTCTGAACCACACGTCGGGCATCGGAACACACAATGGCGAGATCTATGATTCAGCTTCGCCGATTCCCACGCTGCTTCAGCTGCTGGAGGGCGAGAAGCCTGCGAGGACGCCCGCTGTGCGCGTCGAGGCCGTGCCAGGTACGAAGTTTGCTTATTCCAACGGCGGTTATCTCGTACTAACTTTGCTGATCGAGGATGTGACAGGACAGCCGTTCGCCGCTTACATGAGACGAGCGGTGCTGGATCCGATCGGGATGACGCACAGCACGTTCGATGCGCCGCTTCCGTTGGAGTGGCGTGCGCGTGCGGCGACGGCGTATGGAGCCGACGGGAAGTGGGCCGTGCCTCCATCGAAATACGTGGAGCCGAACCTGGGTGCGGGCGGCCTGTGGTCTACACCGACTGATTTGGCGAAGCTCCTTATCGAAATTCAGCGCGAATACGAAGGGAGATCGCACAAGGTTCTTCGCCAGGAGACCATGCGCAGGATGGTTATGCCTGATAAAGAAGTTGCCGCACCCAGACGATGGGGGCTCGGGCTGGAGGTCGGCGGCAGCATGGATAATCCATACATTCGCCATGAGGGCTCAGGGTATTTTCAAGATGACATGGTGGAGTATCTCCACGGCAATGGCATTGTGGTGATGACCAGCGGCGGCGGAGGAGCGGGGCTCGCCGAGGAAGTGATTCGCAGTGCAGGAACGGTTTATGACCTTCCCGATTTCAAGCCGGTTGAACACTCGGTTGTGGACGTGCCCGATGCAACTCTGCGCGCTTATACAGGAACCTATGCATACATCAAGGTGGCTATGGAGGATGGGCATCTGACGGCGGAGATTCCATCCGGTTCACCCGCGGTGCGGCTGTATCCCGAGTCGGCCACGCAGTTTTTCGTACTTGATGGACCGCAGGAGTTGTCTTTCTTTCTCGATTCAGAGAAGCATGTTACCGGAGTGGATTTCATCGTTCCCATGGGGCACCACCGTCTGGAGAGGACGCCGGAGCGGTAG
- a CDS encoding phytanoyl-CoA dioxygenase family protein, with amino-acid sequence MAIETGGAVRDLSEVHVPMGALGGMSASGEEWDRYRLTDEQVAAFHRDGYLAGVQVLDEGQCDLLCDELTELMDPSSPKHALFHEYHSNESANPDTVLFHALGAWRTGPAFHDVLWSPAFLMAASQLLQGSVRFWHDQLFCKPAHHGGVVAWHQDYSYWTRTEPMEHLTCWIALDDSTRDNGCLYYVPGSHRWNLLPVTGLAGNMDEIRTVLLPEQLEGFKPVAAEVKRGQCTFHHPLMVHGSYENRSDKPRRATLVNAFRDGVRSAADEPLLKGVPVIPKGEKLGGRFFPLLFDPGAVG; translated from the coding sequence ATGGCGATTGAGACGGGTGGAGCGGTTCGCGATTTATCTGAAGTGCATGTGCCGATGGGGGCGCTGGGTGGGATGTCGGCGAGTGGCGAAGAGTGGGATAGATATCGGCTGACGGATGAGCAGGTGGCAGCGTTTCATCGCGATGGATACCTGGCGGGCGTGCAGGTGCTGGATGAAGGGCAGTGCGATCTGCTATGCGACGAGTTGACGGAACTGATGGATCCGTCGAGTCCGAAGCATGCACTGTTTCATGAGTACCACTCGAATGAGTCGGCGAATCCGGATACGGTTCTGTTTCATGCGCTGGGCGCGTGGCGGACGGGGCCGGCGTTTCACGATGTGCTGTGGAGTCCGGCGTTTTTGATGGCGGCGTCGCAGCTGCTGCAGGGTTCAGTGCGGTTCTGGCACGACCAGTTGTTCTGCAAGCCGGCGCATCACGGCGGTGTGGTGGCCTGGCATCAGGACTACTCGTACTGGACGCGCACGGAGCCGATGGAGCACCTGACGTGCTGGATTGCGCTGGACGACAGCACGCGCGACAACGGGTGTTTGTATTATGTGCCGGGAAGCCACAGGTGGAATCTGCTGCCGGTTACGGGGCTGGCCGGGAACATGGACGAGATCAGAACCGTGTTATTGCCGGAGCAGTTGGAGGGGTTCAAGCCGGTGGCGGCGGAGGTGAAGCGCGGGCAGTGTACATTCCATCATCCTCTGATGGTGCATGGGTCGTATGAGAACCGCTCCGACAAGCCGCGGCGCGCGACGCTGGTGAATGCGTTTCGGGATGGCGTGCGATCAGCGGCGGATGAGCCGCTGCTGAAGGGTGTGCCGGTGATTCCGAAGGGGGAGAAGTTGGGCGGGCGGTTCTTTCCGCTGCTGTTTGATCCTGGCGCGGTGGGGTAG
- a CDS encoding nitrilase-related carbon-nitrogen hydrolase, whose translation MDWQANSLRRAIIILSAIALTATAYFASSGLHRVWWLVWLAPLPVLLIAPRLRGPQIFLVALTARALAGLNVWHYLRDVVQFPLSLLLLSILIPATYFGFAVVVYRGLLRKGNPSLAMLAFPVTMVAAEYLISLSQGTFFSAGYTQLGNLPILQLAALTGLWGISFVVNLLPAAVAALVSAPAALRIRMAAALALLYICVLSYGMVRLHSTPNASSSVIVGLVETHAGQNMLPTEPQASMALMQQYAAQVPPLAARGAQFVVFPEMSALVLDSASAQVDELFQRTAREAHVQVLLGILHATAHGTYNEGRLYSATGNIETIYRKHHLVPTWESRSTPGTTLSVLPQPAGTIGIEICRDMDYPELARRYANQQAGLLLVPAWDQGIDVDAAFHGHLSIMRSVEGGFTQVRDAKNGLLTVADSRGRILAETPTHSDGALVTMLATVPVHHDPTLYQKWGDWFAWLDLAALLALLACWLVGLKRHVHREHPHAAIA comes from the coding sequence ATGGATTGGCAAGCTAACTCTCTGCGCCGCGCCATCATAATCTTGTCCGCAATCGCACTCACCGCGACCGCATACTTTGCGTCCTCCGGGCTTCACCGCGTCTGGTGGCTTGTGTGGCTCGCGCCACTTCCTGTCTTGTTGATCGCGCCTCGTTTGCGCGGCCCTCAGATCTTCCTCGTCGCACTCACCGCTCGCGCTCTGGCCGGTCTCAACGTCTGGCATTACCTCCGCGATGTTGTCCAATTCCCGTTGAGCCTCTTGTTGCTTTCCATCCTGATTCCAGCGACTTATTTCGGCTTCGCAGTGGTGGTCTATCGCGGCCTGTTGCGAAAGGGCAATCCATCCCTGGCTATGCTCGCATTCCCGGTCACCATGGTCGCGGCGGAGTATCTCATCAGCCTCTCGCAGGGCACATTCTTCAGCGCCGGCTACACCCAACTCGGCAACCTCCCCATCCTTCAGCTCGCCGCTCTCACCGGCCTTTGGGGCATCAGTTTCGTTGTCAATCTGCTTCCTGCCGCAGTGGCCGCGCTCGTGTCAGCTCCCGCCGCTCTCCGCATTCGAATGGCTGCCGCCCTCGCCCTCCTTTATATTTGCGTTCTGTCTTATGGCATGGTCCGCCTGCACTCCACGCCTAACGCCTCCTCTTCAGTGATCGTGGGACTCGTCGAAACGCACGCGGGCCAGAACATGCTTCCCACTGAGCCTCAGGCATCCATGGCGCTCATGCAGCAGTACGCCGCACAAGTGCCGCCGCTCGCCGCACGCGGCGCGCAGTTCGTTGTGTTTCCGGAAATGTCCGCACTCGTTCTCGACTCCGCCTCCGCTCAGGTCGACGAGCTATTTCAAAGAACAGCGCGCGAGGCGCATGTGCAGGTGCTCCTCGGCATCCTTCACGCCACCGCACACGGCACATACAACGAGGGACGCCTCTACTCCGCAACTGGAAACATCGAAACCATCTACCGCAAACACCATCTAGTCCCCACCTGGGAAAGCCGCAGCACGCCGGGCACCACGCTCTCTGTGCTCCCCCAGCCAGCCGGCACAATCGGCATTGAGATCTGCCGCGACATGGACTATCCGGAGCTCGCGCGCCGCTACGCCAACCAGCAGGCCGGGCTTCTCCTCGTCCCTGCCTGGGATCAGGGCATCGACGTCGACGCCGCTTTCCACGGACACCTCTCCATCATGCGCAGCGTCGAAGGCGGCTTCACCCAGGTGCGCGATGCCAAGAACGGCCTCCTCACCGTCGCCGATAGCCGCGGGCGCATCCTTGCGGAAACACCCACCCATTCCGACGGAGCTCTTGTCACCATGCTGGCTACGGTTCCAGTCCACCATGACCCAACGCTCTATCAGAAATGGGGAGACTGGTTCGCGTGGCTCGATCTTGCCGCGCTGCTTGCACTGCTCGCGTGCTGGCTAGTCGGCTTGAAACGTCACGTGCACCGCGAACATCCCCACGCAGCGATCGCATAG